DNA from Fastidiosipila sp.:
TACGACGGCCCCATGGACCAACAAACGGGGGACTCCGCTCTACCGTTTGCAAAAAGCAATCACCGATGGCGGCTTAGGGAGAGTCCATTGAATTCTCTTCTGACCTACAACAACTTGACTCGGTCCCCCACAAATGGCTGCGGGAGAGTCCTTTCGCCTTGTGTTACAATGTTTACAAGGAGTTTTATGGCATGAATCTGATTAAAACAACCATTGTCAGACGCAGAATGAAGTATGGAGCACTCAGGAAAAATTCTGTTCACGAGTCGACTTCAGACGCCTACCTTTGCCCCCGCTGCCATAAACTGATCAGTTACGTTCCCGTTCATTCCATCAAGCGATGTGTCTATTGCAATCAGGAACTCGACTGGTCCCTGCCCTTTGTCCCGCCTCCTCCCGTAATGGACGCAGATGCCACTGATCAGGATCTGTGACCGGTCTCACATAGATTCACAAACAGTTTGAACAAGGCGGCCATCTCCGGCCGGGTTTCGGAGAGTCCCTCGGGATGCCATTGGACGCCAAGGATGGTTGGCGCAAAACCCTCTGCTGACTCCACGGCCTCAATCACGCCGTCCGGACTGACCCCTGTCACCTTCAGGCCTTTGGCCAAAACCTTGATGGCCTGGTGGTGAAAGGAGTTGACCTCTGCCTGATCGCCCAATACCCCATGAATGAGGGAATCGCTTGTAACCATGACGAGGTGCGTTGGAGTATGCCGGCTCTCTTCTTGATCATGCCGTATGGTGAGGTCGGACATGGCAGCCAGATGCTGGTGGAGTGAACCACCGAGGGCGACATTGATCAGCTGTATCCCCCGGCATATGCCAAACACGGGAATTTTTCGCTCCACCGCCAAGTTGAACAGAAGCAATTCGTACTTGTCACGCCTGGCAGATACAGATCTCACCTCCGGCAGCGGCTCTTCACCATAAAGCAGGGGGGAGATATCATCACCACCTGTCAGCACCAACCCGCAGCAACAGTCAATGATTGCTGCCAGTCCATCCGCCTCCTGCGTGACAGGAACCGGAACGGGAGCAGCTCCTGCCCTCAAGATTGACTCGATGTAAGCATTATTCACCCGGCTTTGGCCGGATTCATCCGGAGTCTGCTCGCTGACCCCGTCTAAGCTGCACGATAAGGCGATCCGGATCATGGCACAACTCCGCTTCTCATATAAATAAGGACTGGCCCCTCTTTCATTTTAATGCAACTAGGTTCCGATTAAACATGATAAGGCTGTCAACAACACACCGCAGAATAACTTACTCCACATACCAGCTCGTTCAAGTTGTACTTGAGATGGGTTATCTCCGCCAGCCCCGGACTTGGAACCCGGGTCGTCGCCCAAAGCGCTGGGGTTCATTTG
Protein-coding regions in this window:
- a CDS encoding gamma-glutamyl-gamma-aminobutyrate hydrolase family protein, whose protein sequence is MIRIALSCSLDGVSEQTPDESGQSRVNNAYIESILRAGAAPVPVPVTQEADGLAAIIDCCCGLVLTGGDDISPLLYGEEPLPEVRSVSARRDKYELLLFNLAVERKIPVFGICRGIQLINVALGGSLHQHLAAMSDLTIRHDQEESRHTPTHLVMVTSDSLIHGVLGDQAEVNSFHHQAIKVLAKGLKVTGVSPDGVIEAVESAEGFAPTILGVQWHPEGLSETRPEMAALFKLFVNLCETGHRS